Proteins co-encoded in one candidate division WOR-3 bacterium genomic window:
- a CDS encoding trypsin-like peptidase domain-containing protein — protein sequence MADLNSIFKLVFKIKTSKGSGSGFFSKKQNLIITNYHVVDGEREVAVEDSDKRAFKAEVILVSPKFDLAFLKPTKEIDGPDIDFSKADEVKNMDKVLVLGYPFGYPFTVTEGIVSNVKQLINGQYYIQTDAAINPGNSGGPMIMPGGKIVGITTCKFKEAENMGFSLPSDIIEKELEIFQTKAPGQYSVKCPSCGFLLQHEDEYCENCGAKIDSKKLFGKTPLSELSVFVENAIEKMGIDPILARNGYEFWEFHRGSALLRIFVYKTNYLIVTCPLVKLPQENLTEFYRYTLSEPELPFYLGVDKGILYISYRIHLSDINSSFSGQILNDMLEISKRADKLDNFLIEKFGCAPSDESDINEI from the coding sequence GATTTGAATTCAATTTTTAAGTTGGTTTTTAAAATAAAGACTTCCAAAGGGAGCGGTTCGGGGTTTTTTTCAAAAAAACAAAATTTGATCATAACAAATTATCACGTGGTCGATGGAGAAAGAGAAGTCGCGGTTGAAGATTCAGACAAAAGAGCTTTTAAAGCCGAAGTCATTCTTGTTTCTCCGAAATTTGACCTGGCTTTTTTAAAACCTACTAAGGAAATTGATGGACCCGACATTGATTTCTCCAAAGCGGATGAAGTTAAAAATATGGATAAAGTACTTGTCCTTGGGTATCCTTTCGGTTACCCGTTCACGGTAACGGAAGGAATTGTCTCAAACGTCAAACAGCTTATAAACGGTCAGTATTATATTCAAACTGACGCCGCGATAAATCCAGGCAACAGCGGAGGACCGATGATTATGCCTGGAGGAAAAATTGTCGGTATAACAACCTGTAAGTTTAAAGAAGCTGAAAACATGGGATTTTCTCTTCCGTCTGACATCATAGAAAAAGAACTGGAAATATTCCAGACGAAAGCTCCAGGTCAATATTCCGTAAAATGCCCGTCCTGCGGCTTTCTTCTTCAACATGAAGACGAGTATTGCGAAAATTGCGGCGCAAAAATCGATTCGAAAAAACTTTTCGGCAAAACACCCCTCAGCGAGCTCTCTGTTTTTGTCGAAAATGCAATAGAAAAAATGGGAATCGATCCAATCCTGGCAAGAAACGGATATGAATTCTGGGAATTTCATCGGGGAAGCGCACTTCTAAGGATTTTCGTGTACAAAACAAATTACTTGATTGTCACCTGCCCGCTTGTCAAGCTACCCCAGGAGAATCTCACTGAATTTTACAGATACACTCTCAGCGAACCCGAGTTGCCTTTCTATTTAGGTGTTGACAAAGGAATTTTATACATCTCCTACAGAATCCACCTCAGCGATATAAATTCAAGTTTTTCCGGACAAATATTAAACGACATGCTGGAAATTTCAAAAAGAGCCGACAAACTCGACAATTTTTTGATTGAAAAATTCGGCTGTGCTCCTTCTGATGAATCAGATATAAATGAAATTTAG